One window of the Runella slithyformis DSM 19594 genome contains the following:
- a CDS encoding dihydrodipicolinate synthase family protein, producing MKELLPVSGIITVLNTPFDGQGRVDEASLRRNVQYALASGVAGFLVPAMASEVYALEIAERLRMVEIVTEEAAGRVPIFAGAGERDAARQQEMVRHYVQMGCRQVLFQIPFENETQFKKQFYDLAAIGPEIIMLQDWDANGVGLSDTLILELFREVDAFRSLKIETVPAGVKYSRILALTDGKLHLSGGWAVTQMIEGLKRGVHAFMPTAMHLIYTTIYRYFKSGDIEKAEALFYRLLPVLSFSNQHLDISIHFFKRLLHRQGIYSTPDTRAALLSFDAVHEQIAEILIERVMAMEAALRKG from the coding sequence ATGAAAGAGCTGCTGCCGGTTTCCGGTATCATTACCGTTTTGAATACGCCTTTTGATGGGCAAGGTCGGGTGGATGAAGCTTCGTTGCGAAGGAATGTGCAGTATGCTTTGGCGTCGGGCGTGGCGGGGTTTTTGGTGCCGGCGATGGCGTCGGAAGTGTATGCGCTGGAGATAGCTGAGCGGCTGCGCATGGTGGAAATCGTGACGGAGGAAGCGGCCGGGCGCGTTCCGATCTTTGCGGGGGCGGGCGAACGCGATGCGGCCCGACAGCAGGAAATGGTACGGCACTACGTGCAAATGGGTTGCCGACAGGTGTTGTTTCAAATTCCGTTTGAGAATGAAACCCAATTCAAAAAGCAGTTTTATGACTTGGCGGCTATCGGTCCCGAAATCATCATGTTGCAGGATTGGGATGCTAACGGCGTGGGGCTTTCGGATACGCTCATTTTGGAGCTTTTCAGGGAAGTGGATGCCTTTCGCAGTCTGAAAATAGAAACCGTTCCTGCGGGCGTGAAATACAGCCGAATCTTAGCATTGACCGACGGAAAGCTGCATTTGAGCGGGGGCTGGGCGGTGACGCAGATGATAGAGGGCTTAAAACGAGGCGTTCACGCGTTTATGCCCACGGCAATGCACCTCATTTATACGACCATTTACCGGTACTTCAAATCGGGAGACATCGAAAAAGCCGAAGCCTTGTTTTATCGATTGCTCCCTGTATTGAGCTTCTCCAACCAACACCTCGATATTTCGATTCATTTCTTCAAACGCCTTTTACACCGTCAGGGCATTTACAGTACACCCGATACGCGGGCTGCGCTTTTATCTTTTGATGCCGTTCATGAGCAAATCGCAGAGATACTGATTGAGCGAGTGATGGCGATGGAAGCGGCGTTGAGAAAAGGATAA